Proteins co-encoded in one Deltaproteobacteria bacterium genomic window:
- the ctaD gene encoding cytochrome c oxidase subunit I: MLSTDHKRIGILYLVSLFSFFLVGMSLGLTMRFELVSPGRTIMSPQTYNSIFTLHGVIMIFLFIIPGIPAALGNFFLPLQIGAKDVAFPRLNLLSWYLYMAGALLAVLSLFTGGGPPDTGWTFYAPYSIETGTNVPLAVFAAFVIGFSSILTGLNFVTTMHRLRAPGMGWMRMPLFPWSLYATGWVQILATPVIGITLLLVIIERFFGIGVFDPAKGGDPILYQHLFWIYSHPAVYVMILPAMGVVSEIIPTFARRTIFGYKAIAFSSVAIASVGSLVWAHHMFTSGMSDFARVVFSLLTFIVAVPSGIKVFNWVATFYKGSVKTETPLLYILAFIFLFSIGGFTGLMNSALALNLHIHDTYFIVAHFHYVMFGGTAFAFFGGLHYWLPKMSGKMYDERKAKIAWLFVFTGFNLLYFPMFIIGYLGMPRRYYDYPPKFHGLNLTSTIGSWILAIGLILMFTNLILSLSRGQKAGSNPWGGTTLEWHTPSPPPLENFDEIPHVTGGPYKRTRE, translated from the coding sequence ATGCTTTCGACGGATCACAAGAGAATCGGCATTCTCTACCTGGTCTCCCTCTTTTCTTTTTTCCTCGTGGGCATGAGCCTTGGCCTGACCATGCGCTTCGAGCTCGTCTCTCCCGGCAGAACGATCATGAGCCCTCAGACGTACAACTCCATATTCACCCTCCACGGCGTGATCATGATCTTTCTCTTCATCATCCCCGGGATCCCGGCAGCTCTGGGTAATTTCTTTCTCCCCCTCCAGATAGGGGCCAAAGACGTGGCCTTTCCGCGTTTGAACCTCCTGTCGTGGTATCTCTACATGGCAGGTGCTCTTTTGGCCGTCCTCTCCCTCTTCACCGGGGGCGGCCCTCCCGACACGGGGTGGACCTTTTATGCCCCCTACAGCATCGAGACAGGCACCAACGTCCCCCTCGCCGTATTCGCCGCCTTCGTCATCGGTTTCTCATCGATCCTGACGGGCTTGAACTTCGTGACCACGATGCACAGGCTCAGGGCACCGGGAATGGGATGGATGCGGATGCCCCTCTTTCCCTGGTCCCTCTACGCAACGGGCTGGGTGCAGATCCTGGCAACGCCGGTCATCGGCATCACCCTTCTCCTCGTGATCATAGAGCGGTTCTTCGGGATCGGGGTCTTCGACCCGGCAAAGGGGGGGGATCCCATACTCTACCAGCACCTGTTCTGGATTTATTCCCACCCGGCAGTGTATGTCATGATACTCCCGGCCATGGGGGTGGTATCCGAGATAATTCCCACTTTTGCGAGAAGGACCATATTCGGCTACAAAGCCATCGCCTTTTCGAGCGTGGCCATCGCCTCCGTGGGTTCGCTGGTCTGGGCACACCACATGTTCACGAGCGGGATGAGCGATTTCGCAAGGGTGGTTTTCTCGCTTCTCACCTTTATCGTGGCAGTCCCCAGCGGGATAAAGGTCTTCAACTGGGTGGCCACGTTCTACAAGGGCTCCGTGAAAACCGAGACCCCCCTGCTCTACATCCTCGCTTTCATCTTCCTCTTTTCCATCGGCGGATTCACCGGGCTGATGAACAGCGCACTGGCGCTGAACCTGCACATTCACGACACCTACTTCATCGTGGCCCATTTCCACTACGTCATGTTCGGCGGCACGGCCTTCGCCTTCTTCGGGGGGCTCCACTACTGGCTCCCGAAGATGTCGGGGAAGATGTACGACGAGAGAAAGGCGAAGATCGCCTGGCTGTTTGTCTTCACCGGCTTCAACCTGCTCTACTTTCCCATGTTCATCATCGGGTACCTGGGCATGCCGAGAAGGTACTACGACTACCCGCCGAAATTCCACGGACTCAACCTGACATCCACCATCGGATCCTGGATCCTTGCAATCGGGCTCATACTCATGTTCACAAACCTGATCCTGTCCCTCTCCAGGGGACAGAAAGCGGGCAGCAACCCCTGGGGAGGGACAACGCTGGAGTGGCACACGCCATCCCCTCCTCCCCTTGAAAACTTCGATGAGATCCCCCACGTAACGGGGGGTCCCTACAAAAGGACCAGGGAGTAA